A single genomic interval of Camelina sativa cultivar DH55 chromosome 11, Cs, whole genome shotgun sequence harbors:
- the LOC104722202 gene encoding zinc finger protein CONSTANS-LIKE 4-like, whose amino-acid sequence MMGKKCDLCSGVAKMYCESDEASLCWDCDGKVHGANFLVAKHTRCLLCSACQSLTSWKASGLRLGPTFSVCDSCLALKNAAGGGGAGRNRISSSENQNEEVNSFDRIRDDDAESYDDDDDEDEEYSDDDEDEGDVDDDEEAENQVVPWSAAAAQSPPVVCSSSSSDGGLVTKRTRTMENSDLLCSDDEIGSSSAVQESRPLKRSSRDKEPMVNSIVRMNSADTSASSSSSSLIFAIGKSRRDLSR is encoded by the exons ATGATGGGGAAGAAGTGTGATTTATGTAGCGGTGTAGCAAAAATGTATTGCGAGTCAGATGAAGCTAGTTTATGTTGGGACTGCGACGGTAAAGTTCACGGCGCTAATTTCTTGGTAGCTAAACACACTCGCTGTCTTCTCTGCAGCGCTTGTCAGTCTCTTACCTCATGGAAAGCTTCAGGGCTTCGTCTCGGTCCTACCTTCTCCGTCTGCGACTCTTGCCTCGCTCTTAAAAACGCTGCCGGAGGTGGCGGCGCTGGGAGGAACAGGATCTCGTCTTCTGAGAATCAGAATGAGGAGGTTAATAGTTTCGATCGGATCAGAGACGATGACGCTGAATCttacgatgatgatgatgatgaagatgaagagtacagtgatgatgatgaggatgaaggTGATGttgacgatgatgaagaagctgaGAATCAAGTTGTTCCGTGGTCTGCGGCGGCGGCGCAATCACCTCCGGTGGTGTGTTCGTCATCATCTTCTGACGGTGGTTTGGTGACTAAGAGAACGAGGACGATGGAGAATTCAGATCTTCTCTGCTCCGAT GATGAGATCGGAAGCTCTTCAGCAGTACAAGAATCACGGCCGTTGAAGCGATCGTCGAGAGATAAAGAACCGATGGTTAACTCTATCGTGAGAATGAACAGCGCCGATACATctgcttcatcgtcttcttcttctttgatctttgCTATCGGTAAATCCAGGAGAGATCTCAGCCGTtga
- the LOC104727720 gene encoding G-type lectin S-receptor-like serine/threonine-protein kinase At4g27290 → MVGKGPVSRKLRLKSQFGCVGFFAEARFRGCLKGFVPKSPEAWVAGDWSEGCVRRVEMGCGKGEEGFLKISKLKLPDTRTSWYDKSMDLNECKRVCLRNCTCSAYSHFDIRDGGSGCILWFGDLIDIREYNENGQDLYVRLASSEIEEYNIHYVKGKLRVMLIVALCTAMFLMCLCIGLTVFNIKKKKLATKEIVQRESVRVSSRKKEEEDLELPFLDLDTISEATNGFSNGNKLGQGGFGPVYKGTLASGQEIAVKRLSRTSRQGKEEFKNEIKLIAKLQHRNLVKILGYCVEEDERMLIYEYQPNRSVDSFIFDKERRRELDWPKRVEIIKGIARGLMYLHQDSRLRIIHRDLKASNVLLDSDMNAKISDFGLARTLGGDETEANTTKVVGTYGYMSPEYQIDGYFSLKSDVFSFGVLVLEIVSGRRNRGFCNEEDKLNLIGHAWRQYIEDKACELIDEAFKESCSDISEVLRVIHIGLLCVQQDPQDRPNMSVVVLMLSSEMLLLDPKQPGFFNERNLLFSDTLSINLEIPSNNLQTMSVIEPR, encoded by the exons ATGGTGGGGAAAGGTCCCGTGTCTCGGAAATTGCGATTGAAATCCCAATTTGGTTGTGTGGGTTTCTTCGCGGAAGCTCGCTTTAGAGG GTGTTTAAAAGGGTTTGTTCCTAAATCTCCAGAGGCTTGGGTGGCAGGGGATTGGTCCGAAGGGTGTGTTAGAAGAGTGGAAATGGGTTGTggtaaaggagaagaaggttttCTGAAGATTTCAAAGTTGAAGTTACCAGATACAAGAACATCTTGGTATGATAAGAGCATGGATTTGAACGAATGCAAAAGGGTATGCTTGAGAAACTGTACTTGCTCAGCTTATTCGCATTTCGATATTAGAGATGGAGGAAGCGGGTGTATACTCTGGTTTGGAGATTTGATTGATATAAGAGAGTATAATGAAAACGGACAAGATCTGTATGTGAGGCTTGCTTCTTCTGAGATAG AAGAGTATAATATCCATTACGTGAAGGGGAAGTTAAGGGTGATGCTCATTGTAGCTTTATGTACAGCAATGTTTCTTATGTGCCTTTGCATTGGTTTAACTGTCttcaacataaagaaaaagaaacttgcAACCAAAG AAATTGTGCAGCGCGAGTCAGTCCGTGTTTCAAgcaggaagaaagaagaggaagatctTGAATTACCGTTTCTTGATCTTGACACGATCTCAGAAGCTACAAATGGATTCTCTAATGGGAATAAACTTGGACAAGGTGGTTTTGGACCGGTCTATAAG ggaaCATTGGCTAGTGGACAAGAAATTGCTGTAAAGAGGCTCTCAAGAACGTCAAGACAAGGGAAAGAAGAATTCAAGAACGAGATCAAGTTGATTGCAAAGCTGCAACACCGTAACCTTGTGAAGATTCTTGGGTATTGCGTGGAGGAAGATGAAAGAATGCTTATCTACGAGTATCAACCAAACAGAAGCGTGGACTCTTTCATTTTCGATAAAGAACGGCGCAGAGAACTTGATTGGCCTAAACGGGTGGAAATAATCAAAGGGATTGCTAGAGGACTGATGTATCTCCATCAAGATTCAAGGCTTCGAATCATCCACCGCGACCTCAAAGCAAGCAATGTTTTGCTTGATTCTGATATGAACGCGAAAATCTCGGATTTCGGATTGGCTAGAACCTTGGGAGGAGATGAAACTGAAGCTAACACGACCAAAGTGGTTGGAACATA TGGATATATGTCTCCAGAATATCAAATCGACGGGTACTTCTCATTAAAATCCGATGTATTTAGCTTTGGAGTTTTGGTATTAGAGATAGTatcaggaagaagaaaccgCGGGTTCTGTAATGAAGAAGACAAGCTTAACCTTATTGGACAC GCTTGGAGGCAATACATAGAAGATAAAGCATGTGAACTAAtcgatgaagctttcaaggagTCATGTAGCGATATTTCTGAAGTTTTAAGAGTGATACACATTGGTCTGCTATGTGTACAACAAGATCCTCAAGATAGACCAAACATGTCAGTGGTGGTTCTGATGCTGAGCAGTGAAATGTTGCTTCTTGATCCGAAGCAGCCCGGGTTTTTTAATGAACGAAATCTCTTGTTTTCCGACACTTTATCCATTAATCTCGAGATTCCTTCCAATAATTTACAAACCATGAGTGTAATAGAGCCTAGATAA
- the LOC104722203 gene encoding calcium-binding protein PBP1-like encodes MASPKSPTRPTEQNPQPPSFHDYLPAMAGNLGGEGLIGELCNGFELLMDREKGVITFDSLRRNAAVVLGLGDLTDEDVRCMIKEGDFDCDGALNQMEFCVLMFRLSPDLMEASRCLVTEAIEEEFGDCSRRRH; translated from the coding sequence ATGGCGTCACCAAAGTCACCAACAAGACCAACCGAACAAAACCCACAACCACCCAGTTTCCACGATTACCTTCCCGCGATGGCCGGAAACCTAGGCGGAGAAGGCCTGATCGGAGAGCTCTGCAACGGATTCGAGCTGCTGATGGACAGAGAGAAAGGAGTCATCACGTTCGACAGTCTCCGACGAAACGCAGCGGTGGTTCTCGGTCTCGGGGATTTGACTGACGAAGACGTCAGGTGTATGATTAAAGAAGGTGATTTCGACTGCGACGGTGCGTTGAATCAGATGGAGTTTTGTGTTTTGATGTTTAGGCTTAGCCCTGATTTGATGGAAGCGTCTCGTTGTCTCGTCACGGAAGCTATTGAGGAGGAGTTCGGTGATTGCTCTCGTCGCCGGCATTGA
- the LOC104722204 gene encoding probable NAD(P)H dehydrogenase (quinone) FQR1-like 1 produces the protein MATKVYIVYYSMYGHVEKLAQEIRKGAASVDGVEAILWQVPETLQEDVLSKMSAPSKSDAPIITPNDLAEADGFVFGFPTRFGMMAAQFKAFLDATGGLWRTQQLAGKPAGIFYSTGSQGGGQETTALTAITQLVHHGMIFVPIGYTFGAGMFEMENVKGGSPYGAGTFAGDGSRQPTELELEQAFHQGKYIAAITKKLKGPAVA, from the exons ATGGCGACCAAAGTCTACATCGT GTACTACTCTATGTACGGCCATGTGGAGAAATTAGCACAAGAGATTAGGAAAGGTGCTGCTTCTGTTGATGGAGTTGAAGCCATACTCTGGCAG GTACCTGAAACGCTCCAAGAAGATGTGCTCTCTAAAATGAGTGCACCGTCAAAGAGTGATGCTCCTATCATCACCCCAAACGACCTTGCTGAGGCTGATGGATTTGTCTTCGGCTTCCCAACAAGGTTTGGTATGATGGCTGCTCAGTTCAAGGCATTCTTAGATGCAACCGGCGGCCTTTGGAGGACTCAGCAGCTCGCCGGCAAACCAGCCGGAATCTTCTACAGCACTGGCTCTCAAGGTGGTGGTCAAGAAACCACTGC ATTAACTGCCATAACTCAGCTGGTTCATCATGGAATGATATTTGTCCCTATCGGGTACACATTTGGTGCCGGTATGTTTGAGATGGAGAACGTTAAAGGTGGAAGCCCGTACGGGGCGGGAACATTTGCTGGAGACGGGTCGAGACAGCCAACAGAATTGGAGCTGGAGCAAGCATTTCATCAAGGGAAGTACATCGCCGCCATAACTAAGAAGCTCAAGGGACCTGCTGTTGCTTAG
- the LOC104722205 gene encoding indole-3-acetic acid-amido synthetase GH3.5, whose amino-acid sequence MPEAPKHESLEVFDLMTLDQKNKQKLQLIEDLTSNADQVQRRVLEEILTRNADVEYLRRHDLNGRTDRETFKNVMPVITYEDIQPEINRIANGDKSLILSSKPISEFLTSSGTSGGERKLMPTIEEELDRRSLLYSLLMPVMSQFVPGLDKGKGMYFLFIKSESKTPGGLPARPVLTSYYKSSHFKERPYDPYTNYTSPNETILCPDSYQSMYSQMLCGLCQHQEVLRVGAVFASGFIRAIKFLEKHWTELVRDIRTGTLNALITDPSVREAVAKILKPSPKLADFVEFECKKSSWQGIITRLWPNTKYVDVIVTGTMSQYIPTLDYYSNGLPLVCTMYASSECYFGVNLRPLCKPSEVSYTLIPTMAYFEFLPVHRNNGVTNSINLPKALTEKEQQELVDLVDVKLGQEYELVVTTYAGLCRYRVGDLLRVTGFKNKAPQFSFICRKNVVLSIDSDKTDEVELQNAVKNAVTHLVPFDASLSEYTSYADTSSIPGHYVLFWELCLDGNTPIPPSVFEDCCLTVEESLNTVYRQGRVSDKSIGPLEIKIVEPGTFDKLMDYAISLGASINQYKTPRCVKFAPIIKLLNSRVVDSYLSPKCPKWVPGHKQWGSN is encoded by the exons atgcCTGAGGCACCAAAACACGAGTCTTTAGAGGTCTTCGATCTGATGACGCTTGACCAAAAGAACAAGCAAAAGCTTCAGTTGATCGAAGACCTGACCTCTAACGCCGACCAAGTCCAGAGGCGGGTCTTGGAGGAGATCTTGACCCGCAATGCTGACGTCGAGTATCTCAGGCGACATGACCTTAACGGTCGCACAGACCGTGAGACTTTCAAAAACGTCATGCCTGTTATTACTTACGAAGATATCCAGCCTGAGATCAACAGGATCGCTAATGGTGATAAATCCCTTATCCTCTCTTCCAAACCCATCTCTGAGTTCCTCACCAG CTCTGGGACATCTGGTGGGGAGAGGAAGCTAATGCCAACAATCGAAGAGGAGCTAGACAGAAGATCACTCCTCTACAGTCTCTTGATGCCTGTGATGAGCCAGTTTGTTCCTGGTCTCGACAAAGGCAAAGGGATGTATTTCTTGTTCATCAAGTCCGAATCCAAGACACCTGGAGGCCTCCCTGCTCGTCCTGTCTTAACCAGCTACTACAAATCTTCCCATTTCAAAGAGAGACCTTACGACCCTTACACCAACTACACTAGCCCCAACGAGACCATCCTTTGCCCTGACTCTTACCAGAGCATGTATTCTCAGATGCTCTGTGGCTTATGCCAACACCAGGAGGTTCTTCGAGTCGGAGCTGTCTTCGCCTCTGGATTCATCAGAGCCATCAAGTTTCTTGAGAAACACTGGACCGAGTTGGTCCGTGACATCAGAACCGGTACTCTAAATGCTCTCATAACCGATCCGTCAGTGCGTGAGGCTGTCGCCAAGATCCTTAAACCTAGCCCAAAGCTTGCTGATTTCGTGGAATTTGAGTGCAAGAAATCGTCTTGGCAAGGGATTATCACTAGGCTGTGGCCTAACACAAAGTATGTGGATGTGATCGTGACTGGGACAATGTCTCAGTACATTCCAACTTTGGATTACTACAGCAACGGCTTGCCTCTTGTCTGCACAATGTATGCTTCTTCCGAGTGTTACTTTGGAGTGAACCTCAGGCCACTCTGCAAACCTAGCGAGGTCTCTTACACGCTCATACCAACCATGGCTTATTTCGAGTTCTTGCCTGTTCATAGAAACAACGGTGTGACTAACTCCATCAACCTTCCTAAAGCACTCACTGAGAAAGAGCAACAGGAGCTTGTTGATCTAGTTGACGTCAAGCTCGGTCAGGAGTATGAGCTTGTTGTCACCACTTACGCCG GCCTTTGCAGATACAGAGTTGGTGATTTGTTGAGAGTGACTGGTTTCAAGAACAAAGCGCCTCAATTCAGTTTCATATGTCGCAAGAATGTGGTCTTGAGCATAGATTCCGACAAGACCGACGAGGTTGAGCTTCAGAACGCGGTCAAGAACGCAGTGACACACCTTGTTCCATTCGATGCCTCCCTCTCTGAGTACACAAGCTATGCAGACACAAGTTCTATCCCGGGCCACTATGTCCTGTTTTGGGAACTATGTTTGGATGGAAACACACCGATCCCTCCTTCGGTCTTTGAGGATTGCTGCTTAACCGTAGAAGAGTCACTCAACACTGTTTATAGACAAGGAAGGGTTAGTGACAAGTCCATAGGCCCGCTAGAGATCAAGATTGTTGAGCCAGGAACGTTTGATAAACTCATGGATTACGCCATCAGCCTGGGAGCATCTATTAATCAGTATAAGACACCGAGATGTGTGAAGTTTGCTCCGATCATCAAGCTATTGAACTCAAGGGTTGTTGATAGTTACTTAAGCCCCAAGTGTCCTAAATGGGTCCCTGGTCACAAACAGTGGGGAAGTAACTAA